The Tursiops truncatus isolate mTurTru1 chromosome 16, mTurTru1.mat.Y, whole genome shotgun sequence genome contains the following window.
ttgaatgtagttccctgtgctatactattttatgtatagtagtgtgtatacgtttatcccaaattcctaatttatctcctccacgctttctcctttggtaaccataaatttgttttctatgtctgtgagtctatttctgttttgtaaataagttcatttgtatcagctTTCAAATGTTTCAGCCTATGGGCCATCTACCTGCAGGGGGGCTGAGATGTGGGGAGCATGTGTACCTACAATGAGGAGTAAACGTCTGTTTCACCCTCTCACCCTCATCTGCCTCCATCAGAATGTATGCTGGGGGAAGTTGAAGGCTAACCCCCCCTCATTCTCCTCAGGAGGTTTTCTCCAGCCCCCTCTTGTTATATAGACTCTGATCTGTGCTAAGAACTGATTAGTTCATACCCACAACAAATTCCTCCGGAGTCCCTTTACCTTCCTGGGATGCTCAAGTCCTCTTTCTTTTTGAAGAGCCTTCATAGCAGACTTCAGTGTTTCTCAGCCTGTAAAAGGATCAGGCTCCGATGTGCTGGCCTGCTGCCAGCTCTTGCGGTGCCTACACATTTCCCAGCTCCGGGGACAACGTGGTTACGCAGCTATGAGACTTGAGTGCACAATGTTGTAAAaagagttttgttctttttcaagcaGTTTGTGATGTGGCATTACTTTCTGTTGCAGGACGTGGTTTTGCTTACGTGAATTTGATAATTCTCCCTAGAAAAAATACCTGAACTGTGCAATTCTGCTTTCACACCTAAGAGCATCCGTAAAGCGAGGTTGCTAGAGCCACTGCCACCCTTGGAAAAATGGGCATGGGAATATTCTGGGCTTCAGATCTTGTTCGTTTTTGTTTAAACtgctcaaaattttttttttttttttttttttttaccatggagAAATCTCCATATAATATTTTCCAACAGAGGTAGCCAAGAACATATCCTAAGTGGGAAGCATTACATTTGTTACCATTTAGCACTGATAACACTTAAACATGCATGTGACTGCCGTACCCAGCAGTGTAAATTCATGCGTATGGCACTAGATGGGGTGTCTTGGGTTCCCTTCCAGCTCCCAAGCACTGTCATCACGCTGTGACCTTGACTGAGTCACTCATCATTTTTCCTCTGGGTTTTCATAATGAGGCGAGAGATGAACAGACATGACATGTGTAAAATACATGTTCTTTGAGGAAAGGGAGGGTGTTATGTGAATTTAATAGTGAGGTGTGAGTGCTTGGCTATGCATTTATACATCATATCATTTATGGAAGATGTTAACTCCATCCTGATGGTTTAAAAATATGGGATTAGCAGATTTTACTGTGACTCTTCCGCTGAAATACATGATCTAACATAACTGCTTCCATTGCCTGCAGCCCCCAGAACCCCTTATTTAAGTTCCTAGTATCTGCTCGTTTATTAAAAAGTGATGGCTTTTTTTCAAGTCTGCTTAAACCCTCTGCCTTTGTGTTTGCCAACCAAGCTGGtgaatgttctcatttcattttaacagctgatctaatttgatttatttactttgggATTCCTCAAACTGTGACTTTCCTTATCTTCTCTGGTCTTCACTTATAATCTCTGGACTTGTTACATTAGAAATTCACAGTTCAGCAATACTTCCCAGGAAAGAAGAGCTTGGAGACTTGTTTCCTGGAAATATTAACAGACCCTTGGTGAGAAAAGACTTCCACTAAAACTGATTAGTAAAATTGAGACCAGGCGATATTTTTGTCTACGTTTTTCAATGCACCTTTTTTATTTCCAAGGATGttgattaaatttttattggttttggAGCCCAATGATGCAGActtaatactgtattttttttttttttttaaggataaaataagtttttatttatagTCTTATAGTAAAGGGGAAGCCTTAACTTGCAAGACAATTCTTCAGCAGTATGTACAACATACTTTTTATCTCCATGGAATGGAATCAAACACGGACTGAGACTACAGAGTATACACTAGAAATCAGCAAATGCCAGGAACAGagtaggaaaaagacaaagaaatgaggcCTAAACACACAAAACCCTTCACTGGGATCTGCGGACCGCAGCCAGAACCAGGGCTGGATCATATAATGGGGACAGGTTCCAGGACAgctggaaggggagagggacGAGGGTGGAGAGGGGTCCGCACTGGGGTGTGGGTTTAGTATGAGGTGAACCGCTCTTGgtatttacatagaaaatcagTTGGCTCtatttcttagaaatacacacggaaagaaaggaagatttgATCATTACTTTATGAATCTGTCGTTTTGCAATACTGACATCATCAGAAATAGGGACAATTCACTCAGATTCAAATTTCAGTAGcaggaaataaatatcaaaacatCATCACTGGCCCTCAATACAAAACCTCTACCCCACCCTACCCTCCCTCCTcgtcccaccccctcccaccccctggtgGCTACCGCCTCACTGCTGCTGTCCCCCAACAAACCACACGAGTGTCACGCGGCCCTCCCTAAGGCTGGCTGAGAGAAGCAGGAGTGAAACAGGCCAAAGACTCTGCGCTGCAAATCTGTCCCCACTTCCTTTTATACCACAAACTTCTTCAAGGATCTCTGGCCTTTCAACAGGAGCGATAAATAgccttttagggaaaaaaaaaaaatccttaaaaagaaGGGGGAATAATTCTGATTACTCCAAACTGGTCATCTTCTTAAAGTAGAGCAGTCCACAGATTCACAAAGTCTATCAAACAGAGGTGAGGGTGGCCCGGGAGGAgaggcctgggaggggcaggagtcCCCGGGGCACATGCGCCCGGCAGGGCTGGAGGAGCTGGTGGGTGGTCAGGACACCATGTGCTCAGAGGTCTGGCCGGCCGTCTGTCCTCCACAGAAAAAGCTGCCAAGTTGGGGTGTTTTGGTTTGAATATTCCTGGTGGGGACAGGGAATCCCTGAAGggaaacgttaaaaaaaaaaatagtggaaatgggGAAGGAGAACGAGAGCTGTTGTCCAAGAGCTTCTacgtaaaaataaaattaaaaaaaaaaaaaaggaggagaaaaaaagtctCTTAAATGGTTCTGAGGGTTTTAAAGATGAACTGAAAAGAGGATAAGACgatggaggagacagacagtTTTTATTGCTGGCCTGCCCCGTGGAGCTTAGCTGGCCTCCATCCGGAGCTTCTTCCTGCTTTGGGGCTCTTCGGGCTCCGACTCCGAGCTGGAGTCTGAGCCCCCATCGAAGGCAGAGATGGTGCTGCCCTTGGCGTTGGTGTAGAGGCTGTTGTCTGAGGAGGGGTAGTTGGTCTGCAGTTGGGCACTCGACCTCGCCTTCTCCAGTGCACGGACTTGCTGCTCCAGAAGAGCATTCTGCCGCTTGAGGTCATCAATATCTTGCTGGTGTGTGTGGTTTTTCCTTCGCATATACTGGATATACTCTGTGGCTTTGTCTAGGATTTGGGCCCGGGATGCCTTCTCTCCTTGGAGTGATGGGACCGAGTCCCGCAAACTGTGAAAGCTGTCTTTGATGTGGTCCCTACGTTTTCGTTCCAGTGCATTATGATGAGCCCGTTTGTCAGCCGCTGATTGAAACCTCGGTTGCTCTTCGTCGCTCTCCACCTCGATGTCATCGTTATCGCTCATTTCCTACGGCCCAGGGAGCGGCCACTGCAGCGGCggcggggaagggggaggggtggaggggagggggaagtcaCCGACAACAACAAGCCGagtccccccacacacacactcactcactcgctctctcactcactcacacacacacactcacacacacacacgcacgcacacacacacacaacacggGCGAGAACCACCTCCTCACTGCAGCACccaatactgtatttttttaaatgacctctCATTGCTAGCTTAAgcctgacatttcttttttctctaacttATTACATAACAGGTCTCAAAATATCTAGGATAGCACTAACATCAACATATTTGATTGAGTCATAGGGCTTAGACAAAGAATGTGACCAATGAGTAAAGAAAACAACTCTCAATTTACATTGAGTCCTTATGTGACAAAATAAGAGCGAAAAGTAAGTTGGAACCACATCATGGGAAATACCGAGGACCAGGGTGAGGAGTGTGGAATGTTATGTGGAAGGAGATCCTTTAGAAGCTTTGAGGCAGAGAGAGCATATTGtctaatctgtgttttaacaaaataAACTTGCCAGTATTAAGAATGGAttgaaagaataatataaaagaggaaagaagaccaTTAAGggagtaatattttaaatgagatcGAAGCTAGTCCAGTGACAGtgagaatgaagagaaagggaTAGAATGAGAGATATTTCAAAGGTAAAATGATCATATATCTTAGTGACCAATGGAGTGTAGATGATAGGGACTTAAAAGGTGAAACTGATAGAGACAAATGATTAATTAATGAATGTGAGTGATATTAATGGCAAACCAGGACTTCTAGATCCCTTCCTTCTCTAATACATTTCTGATGGCACGTCCAGTCTGAATTTATGAGCTCTTTGACAAACTCTGtctctattatttattatacaaCCTTGGCCTCATTGACT
Protein-coding sequences here:
- the LOC117308481 gene encoding protein max, which produces MSDNDDIEVESDEEQPRFQSAADKRAHHNALERKRRDHIKDSFHSLRDSVPSLQGEKASRAQILDKATEYIQYMRRKNHTHQQDIDDLKRQNALLEQQVRALEKARSSAQLQTNYPSSDNSLYTNAKGSTISAFDGGSDSSSESEPEEPQSRKKLRMEAS